CACATGGACTTCAATCTCTGGCAGTGCCAACTCTTAATATGGCATGTAAGTTTGTTTTACATTCACTATTCATCAACTAGGTCATTGCCTGGTGTGCAATGACCAACAAGTTCACCATGTGAGGTTTGTGACGAGTGTTATTCGACCACCAGCTGGTGTGTTGTTGCCTCTTCAATGTTGACCATCAGTTCCACCAGCCACTCAGGAAAAGGCTCATCCTTGGAATTATGTTTGGGGACAGCGGTGAGAGGGACAAAACTGTATTACTGTATAAtcctacttttttaaaaattaacacatttatttcttaaaatggTCACTCACAACCTGAGACAGCTTCTTgtttcttttgctgttttttgtcttcttctgcaCTGACTTTTGAGGTGGTGGTTTGTGGTTTTGCCGTCTGATTTTGGAGACCTTAAAACAAAAGAGCATCACCTTTTTCCCCATTTGAGCTTTGTGCTGTCAAATCTTACATTGTGGtatgaaatgagagaaaatacTCACCTTTATTCTCAGCTCCCCGCTACTGGACCTCTTCTTAAATTCTAACCTTGGCTTCCCAGGTGGGGTAGCTTCATCACTCAGAACCATTGCAAATGTGCTCAGATCTGACACAGAGATGTTCTCCATTTCTTCTGGGTTATTGTTGGTAGATTGCATTTGAGGAAAACTCTCATGGCTTAAAGAACGAGACAGTCGCCTCGGTCTCAGGGCCCTCAGCGGtgcatcatcatcctcatcttctTCGCTCTCATCTTCTGTCTCCATGCCTACTTGAACTTGAgaatcctcctcctcccccttgtCTTCTCCTGTTCTACTTCCTTCAGTTTCATCTTCCTGTTCTGACTCTTCCTGGATGGGCTCCAGGCGCGGCCTCTGTTCCGTCATTTACATTCATGTCATTTTCAAATACAGAGCAGAACTAACAAAACAGGCTCAAAACTTATTTTACATATTAAGACAGCCTCTACTagcaaaaaaaagtgaattcaAACTTACATTTTGCTGGTGAATATCCATTTAAGTTGATGACTGAGCTTTCCTGATATGTATAGATCCTGCAGTGTCTT
This sequence is a window from Thunnus albacares chromosome 12, fThuAlb1.1, whole genome shotgun sequence. Protein-coding genes within it:
- the LOC122994166 gene encoding mitotic apparatus protein p62-like; this translates as MDIHQQNRPRLEPIQEESEQEDETEGSRTGEDKGEEEDSQVQVGMETEDESEEDEDDDAPLRALRPRRLSRSLSHESFPQMQSTNNNPEEMENISVSDLSTFAMVLSDEATPPGKPRLEFKKRSSSGELRIKVSKIRRQNHKPPPQKSVQKKTKNSKRNKKLSQVDEPFPEWLVELMVNIEEATTHQLVVE